A section of the Citrus sinensis cultivar Valencia sweet orange chromosome 8, DVS_A1.0, whole genome shotgun sequence genome encodes:
- the LOC102611508 gene encoding class V chitinase-like, protein MASNPHSRKSFIDSSIKIARLYGFQGLDLSWSRENTSWDKYNIRILFKEWQAAVPLKARNISSPSQLSLTARVAYSPLSTAGAYPVDSVRQYLNWVHVITAQYSRPTRTNFTSAHAALYYPRSVSNTEYGITEWIEERLSADKLDLCLPFYGYAWTLVKPKDNGIGAAATGPTLSDNGFVPYKEIKNHIKNYGAKVQVMYNFTYMVNYCSIGKIWFGFDDVEAIRVKVHRPRRRSYVVTMCGKFPLIIIGCFFKLQVSKWSSALTAIRLITSLHNDFN, encoded by the coding sequence ATGGCGAGCAATCCTCATTCCAGGAAATCCTTCATTGACTCCTCAATAAAAATAGCAAGGCTCTATGGCTTTCAAGGCTTAGATCTGTCTTGGTCTCGGGAAAACACAAGCTGGGATAAGTACAATATTCGCATTCTCTTTAAAGAGTGGCAAGCTGCTGTGCCTTTAAAAGCAAGAAATATCTCAAGCCCATCACAGTTGAGTTTGACAGCTAGGGTCGCATATTCACCACTCTCAACAGCAGGAGCTTATCCAGTCGACTCGGTAAGACAATACTTGAATTGGGTTCATGTTATCACTGCCCAATACTCAAGGCCTACAAGGACAAATTTTACTAGTGCTCATGCGGCTCTCTATTATCCAAGAAGTGTCTCTAATACTGAATATGGAATCACGGAATGGATTGAGGAAAGGTTATCGGCTGATAAATTGGATTTGTGTTTGCCTTTCTATGGCTATGCATGGACGCTTGTGAAACCTAAGGACAATGGTATTGGTGCAGCAGCAACAGGACCAACTTTGTCTGATAACGGCTTTGTGCCTTACAAGGAAATCAAGAATCACATCAAGAACTATGGTGCTAAGGTTCAAGTTATGTACAATTTCACTTATATGGTGAATTACTGCTCGATTGGGAagatttggtttggttttgaTGATGTCGAGGCCATTAGAGTGAAGGTTCATAGGCCAAGGAGAAGAAGCTATGTGGTTACTATGTGTGGGAAGTTTCCTTTAATCATTATTGGATGCTTTTTCAAGCTGCAAGTAAGCAAATGGAGTTCCGCACTCACTGCAATCCGTTTGATCACTTCTTTGCATAATGACTTCAATTAA
- the LOC102619531 gene encoding G-type lectin S-receptor-like serine/threonine-protein kinase At1g11330 isoform X1, translated as MASIIISIIFHTLLYSELHPAKAKPWIRVGYLNLSKVSTISGINYDLFTHLICPSADINSTTYQLSLSLPSDDNQIAKFVDTVEKENPSITILLSIGQGMDTNYSIYSSMVRNSSHRKSFIDSSIRIARLYGFQGLDFAWTAPNTSTDMFNVGLLFDEWRIAATKLEAKNSSRQQSQLILTARFLYSPPANSYLLNSIQRNLNWVHAVTASYYEPVSTNFTAPPAALYGSSSGGFARSTDQVLKAWIERGLSADKLVMGLPFYGYAWTLVKPEDNGIGAAATGPALHGNGLVTYKEIKNYIKNYCPNVQVMYNTIYVMNYFSTRTIWFGFDDVEAVRAKIAYAKEKRLLGYYVWRVDYDDHNWALSQAAAQKERITSASADKDEHSNNRHLSIALISTAAAALTLLLGCCAYKYNQMKRLNLIEGTEDSAKASNTRANNETEAGDFNRNVPNLRVYSLADIEAATEGLSIRNKLGEGGYGPVYKGVLPCGEVIAVKKLSKTSTQGFEEFKNEVTLTAKLQHVNLIRVLGFCIDSEERMLVYEYMPNKSLDCYLFDPIRRLILDWKKRVHIIEGITQGLLYLQEYSRLTIIHRDLKASNVLLGEGMKPKISDFGMARIFAKESLEENTEQVVGTIGYIPPEYASKGVYSTKSDVFSFGVLLLQIISGKRLSMSCGINENLSILEHAYELWKGGKGVEFVDSSLDDRNSPCKLMRCLEIALLCVQENPNDRPSMLEVSSMLKNETTNINTPKKPAFSKQVDEIGIELLSTTNLEKCSAYDVSFSEVVAR; from the exons ATGGCATCCATAATTATCAGCATCATCTTCCACACGTTGCTCTATTCAGAACTTCATCCCGCGAAAGCAAAACCGTGGATTAGGGTCGGTTACTTGAATCTAAGCAAAGTTTCCACCATTTCGGGCATAAATTATGATCTCTTCACTCACCTTATTTGCCCTTCTGCTGATATCAATTCCACCACTTACCAGCTATCTTTATCATTACCATCCGATGACAATCAAATCGCCAAATTCGTAGACACTGTGGAAAAAGAGAACCCATCAATCACTATACTTCTCTCCATTGGACAAGGAATGGATACAAACTATTCTATTTATTCTTCAATGGTGAGAAATTCTTCTCACAGAAAATCTTTCATTGACTCTTCAATAAGAATAGCTAGGCTTTATGGCTTTCAGGGCCTAGACTTTGCTTGGACAGCTCCAAACACAAGCACCGATATGTTCAATGTTGGTTTACTTTTTGACGAGTGGCGAATTGCTGCTACAAAATTAGAGGCAAAAAACTCTAGTCGCCAGCAATCCCAGCTGATCTTGACCGCAAGATTTCTTTATTCACCACCAGCGAATTCATATCTTTTGAATTCGATACAACGAAACTTGAATTGGGTTCATGCGGTTACTGCTAGCTACTACGAGCCTGTTTCAACAAACTTCACGGCGCCACCTGCGGCTCTCTATGGCTCAAGTAGCGGCGGCTTTGCTAGAAGTACCGATCAGGTTTTAAAGGCATGGATTGAGAGAGGGTTATCGGCAGATAAGTTGGTTATGGGTTTGCCTTTCTATGGCTATGCATGGACGCTTGTGAAACCTGAAGATAATGGTATTGGTGCAGCAGCAACAGGACCAGCTTTGCATGGTAACGGCCTTGTGACTTATAAGGAAATCAAGAATTACATCAAGAACTATTGTCCAAATGTTCAGGTCATGTACAACACCATTTATGTGATGAATTACTTCTCCACTCGGACGATTTGGTTTGGCTTTGATGATGTGGAGGCTGTTAGAGCTAAGATCGCCTATGCCAAAGAGAAGAGATTGCTTGGTTACTATGTTTGGCGAGTTGATTATGATGATCATAATTGGGCGCTTTCTCAAGCTGCAG CACAAAAAGAGAGGATTACTTCTGCTTCAGCTGACAAAGATGAACATAGTAATAACCGCCATCTGTCCATTGCACTCATTTCTACTGCAGCGGCAGCTTTGACTCTCCTTCTAGGCTGTTGTGCATATAAATACAACCAGATGAAAAGGCTCAATTTAATAGAAG GAACAGAGGATTCTGCTAAAGCATCAAACACGAGAGCAAATAATGAAACAGAAGCTGGGGACTTTAACAGAAATGTTCCTAATCTCAGAGTATATAGTTTGGCTGATATTGAGGCGGCCACCGAGGGATTGTCAATTAGAAATAAGCTTGGGGAGGGTGGATATGGTCCTGTTTACAAG GGTGTGTTACCCTGTGGAGAGGTGATAGCAGTGAAGAAACTCTCAAAAACATCCACACAGGGATTTGAGGAGTTCAAGAATGAGGTTACGCTTACTGCAAAGCTCCAACATGTAAATCTTATCAGAGTTTTAGGTTTTTGCATTGACAGTGAGGAACGGATGCTGGTCTACGAGTACATGCCAAACAAAAGCTTGGATTGCTACCTTTTTG ATCCCATCAGAAGACTTATTTTGGATTGGAAAAAACGTGTTCATATCATTGAGGGGATAACTCAAGGGCTTTTATACCTCCAGGAATACTCAAGACTGACTATTATTCATCGAGACTTGAAAGCCAGTAATGTTTTGTTAGGTGAAGGTATGAAAcctaaaatttcagattttggtATGGCTAGGATTTTTGCAAAAGAGAGTCTCGAAGAGAATACAGAACAAGTTGTGGGAACAAT AGGCTATATTCCTCCTGAGTACGCCAGTAAAGGTGTATACTCTACCAAATCAGACGTTTTTAGTTTCGGAGTTTTACTTCTACAAATTATAAGTGGAAAGAGGCTTTCAATGTCCTGTGGcatcaatgaaaatttaagcATTCTAGAGCAC GCATATGAGTTGTGGAAAGGTGGCAAAGGTGTGGAGTTTGTGGATTCATCACTAGATGATAGAAATTCCCCTTGTAAATTAATGAGATGTCTGGAGATAGCTTTGTTGTGTGTCCAGGAGAACCCAAACGATAGACCTTCAATGCTGGAAGTTTCCTCAATGCTCAAGAATGAAAccacaaatataaatactcCCAAGAAGCCTGCTTTCTCAAAACAAGTTGATGAAATTGGGATTGAACTATTATCCACaacaaatttggaaaaatgcTCGGCTTATGATGTATCATTTTCGGAGGTGGTAGCTAGATGA
- the LOC102619531 gene encoding G-type lectin S-receptor-like serine/threonine-protein kinase At1g11330 isoform X2 has protein sequence MASIIISIIFHTLLYSELHPAKAKPWIRVGYLNLSKVSTISGINYDLFTHLICPSADINSTTYQLSLSLPSDDNQIAKFVDTVEKENPSITILLSIGQGMDTNYSIYSSMVRNSSHRKSFIDSSIRIARLYGFQGLDFAWTAPNTSTDMFNVGLLFDEWRIAATKLEAKNSSRQQSQLILTARFLYSPPANSYLLNSIQRNLNWVHAVTASYYEPVSTNFTAPPAALYGSSSGGFARSTDQVLKAWIERGLSADKLVMGLPFYGYAWTLVKPEDNGIGAAATGPALHGNGLVTYKEIKNYIKNYCPNVQVMYNTIYVMNYFSTRTIWFGFDDVEAVRAKIAYAKEKRLLGYYVWRVDYDDHNWALSQAAAQKERITSASADKDEHSNNRHLSIALISTAAAALTLLLGCCAYKYNQMKRLNLIEEDSAKASNTRANNETEAGDFNRNVPNLRVYSLADIEAATEGLSIRNKLGEGGYGPVYKGVLPCGEVIAVKKLSKTSTQGFEEFKNEVTLTAKLQHVNLIRVLGFCIDSEERMLVYEYMPNKSLDCYLFDPIRRLILDWKKRVHIIEGITQGLLYLQEYSRLTIIHRDLKASNVLLGEGMKPKISDFGMARIFAKESLEENTEQVVGTIGYIPPEYASKGVYSTKSDVFSFGVLLLQIISGKRLSMSCGINENLSILEHAYELWKGGKGVEFVDSSLDDRNSPCKLMRCLEIALLCVQENPNDRPSMLEVSSMLKNETTNINTPKKPAFSKQVDEIGIELLSTTNLEKCSAYDVSFSEVVAR, from the exons ATGGCATCCATAATTATCAGCATCATCTTCCACACGTTGCTCTATTCAGAACTTCATCCCGCGAAAGCAAAACCGTGGATTAGGGTCGGTTACTTGAATCTAAGCAAAGTTTCCACCATTTCGGGCATAAATTATGATCTCTTCACTCACCTTATTTGCCCTTCTGCTGATATCAATTCCACCACTTACCAGCTATCTTTATCATTACCATCCGATGACAATCAAATCGCCAAATTCGTAGACACTGTGGAAAAAGAGAACCCATCAATCACTATACTTCTCTCCATTGGACAAGGAATGGATACAAACTATTCTATTTATTCTTCAATGGTGAGAAATTCTTCTCACAGAAAATCTTTCATTGACTCTTCAATAAGAATAGCTAGGCTTTATGGCTTTCAGGGCCTAGACTTTGCTTGGACAGCTCCAAACACAAGCACCGATATGTTCAATGTTGGTTTACTTTTTGACGAGTGGCGAATTGCTGCTACAAAATTAGAGGCAAAAAACTCTAGTCGCCAGCAATCCCAGCTGATCTTGACCGCAAGATTTCTTTATTCACCACCAGCGAATTCATATCTTTTGAATTCGATACAACGAAACTTGAATTGGGTTCATGCGGTTACTGCTAGCTACTACGAGCCTGTTTCAACAAACTTCACGGCGCCACCTGCGGCTCTCTATGGCTCAAGTAGCGGCGGCTTTGCTAGAAGTACCGATCAGGTTTTAAAGGCATGGATTGAGAGAGGGTTATCGGCAGATAAGTTGGTTATGGGTTTGCCTTTCTATGGCTATGCATGGACGCTTGTGAAACCTGAAGATAATGGTATTGGTGCAGCAGCAACAGGACCAGCTTTGCATGGTAACGGCCTTGTGACTTATAAGGAAATCAAGAATTACATCAAGAACTATTGTCCAAATGTTCAGGTCATGTACAACACCATTTATGTGATGAATTACTTCTCCACTCGGACGATTTGGTTTGGCTTTGATGATGTGGAGGCTGTTAGAGCTAAGATCGCCTATGCCAAAGAGAAGAGATTGCTTGGTTACTATGTTTGGCGAGTTGATTATGATGATCATAATTGGGCGCTTTCTCAAGCTGCAG CACAAAAAGAGAGGATTACTTCTGCTTCAGCTGACAAAGATGAACATAGTAATAACCGCCATCTGTCCATTGCACTCATTTCTACTGCAGCGGCAGCTTTGACTCTCCTTCTAGGCTGTTGTGCATATAAATACAACCAGATGAAAAGGCTCAATTTAATAGAAG AGGATTCTGCTAAAGCATCAAACACGAGAGCAAATAATGAAACAGAAGCTGGGGACTTTAACAGAAATGTTCCTAATCTCAGAGTATATAGTTTGGCTGATATTGAGGCGGCCACCGAGGGATTGTCAATTAGAAATAAGCTTGGGGAGGGTGGATATGGTCCTGTTTACAAG GGTGTGTTACCCTGTGGAGAGGTGATAGCAGTGAAGAAACTCTCAAAAACATCCACACAGGGATTTGAGGAGTTCAAGAATGAGGTTACGCTTACTGCAAAGCTCCAACATGTAAATCTTATCAGAGTTTTAGGTTTTTGCATTGACAGTGAGGAACGGATGCTGGTCTACGAGTACATGCCAAACAAAAGCTTGGATTGCTACCTTTTTG ATCCCATCAGAAGACTTATTTTGGATTGGAAAAAACGTGTTCATATCATTGAGGGGATAACTCAAGGGCTTTTATACCTCCAGGAATACTCAAGACTGACTATTATTCATCGAGACTTGAAAGCCAGTAATGTTTTGTTAGGTGAAGGTATGAAAcctaaaatttcagattttggtATGGCTAGGATTTTTGCAAAAGAGAGTCTCGAAGAGAATACAGAACAAGTTGTGGGAACAAT AGGCTATATTCCTCCTGAGTACGCCAGTAAAGGTGTATACTCTACCAAATCAGACGTTTTTAGTTTCGGAGTTTTACTTCTACAAATTATAAGTGGAAAGAGGCTTTCAATGTCCTGTGGcatcaatgaaaatttaagcATTCTAGAGCAC GCATATGAGTTGTGGAAAGGTGGCAAAGGTGTGGAGTTTGTGGATTCATCACTAGATGATAGAAATTCCCCTTGTAAATTAATGAGATGTCTGGAGATAGCTTTGTTGTGTGTCCAGGAGAACCCAAACGATAGACCTTCAATGCTGGAAGTTTCCTCAATGCTCAAGAATGAAAccacaaatataaatactcCCAAGAAGCCTGCTTTCTCAAAACAAGTTGATGAAATTGGGATTGAACTATTATCCACaacaaatttggaaaaatgcTCGGCTTATGATGTATCATTTTCGGAGGTGGTAGCTAGATGA
- the LOC127899143 gene encoding G-type lectin S-receptor-like serine/threonine-protein kinase At1g11330, translated as MLMVLRPTIIIFDVDPIRRLILDWKKRIHIIQGIIQGLLYLQEYSRLTIIHRDLKVSNILLDEDLKPKISDFGLARIFAKDDLEAKTNRIVGTQGYIPPEYVGRGVYSTKSDVYSFGVLFLQIISGRRLFIRYGQNENLSLVEYAYELWKDGKGMELMDPSLDDTHSSWKLLTCLQVALLCVQENPNDRPSILEISSMLENENTADIMTPKKPPSFSNKAFEDEQNKTTIGLQICSSNDVTISQVVGR; from the exons ATGCTAATGGTGTTGCGTCCgactataattatatttgatgTAGATCCCATCCGAAGGCTTATTTTGGATTGGAAAAAACGTATTCATATCATTCAAGGAATTATTCAGGGGCTTCTCTATCTCCAAGAATATTCTAGATTAACAATTATTCATCGAGACTTAAAAGTTAGTAATATTTTGTTGGATGAAGATTTGAAACCTAAAATATCAGATTTTGGCTTGGCTAGAATTTTTGCAAAAGATGATCTTGAAGCAAAAACAAATCGAATTGTTGGAACACA AGGCTATATTCCTCCTGAATATGTTGGAAGAGGAGTCTACTCCACTAAATCTGATGTCTACAGTTTTGGGGTTTTGTTTCTACAAATTATAAGTGGAAGAAGACTTTTCATTCGATATGgtcaaaatgaaaatctaaGCCTTGTAGAGTAT GCATACGAGTTGTGGAAGGATGGGAAAGGCATGGAGTTAATGGATCCGTCATTAGATGATACGCATTCCTCATGGAAATTATTGACATGTCTGCAAGTAGCTTTGCTATGTGTTCAGGAGAACCCAAACGATAGACCTTCTATACTGGAAATTTCTTCGATGCTCGAAAATGAGAATACAGCTGATATAATGACTCCAAAGAAGCCTCCGAGTTTCTCAAACAAAGCTTTTGAAGacgaacaaaacaaaaccacgATTGGATTGCAAATATGTTCAAGCAATGATGTAACAATTTCACAAGTGGTAGgtagatga